Within Quercus lobata isolate SW786 chromosome 5, ValleyOak3.0 Primary Assembly, whole genome shotgun sequence, the genomic segment AATATTGTACTAATCTGTTTCTTGGTTTAGATATAAAGATGTGGTTGAGATTGGTTAATTTATTTCACTCTTTACTCAGGAGATATTCCAAAAATCGCATAATAGTGTGGTGGATTGAACTTGGGACTTCTCCAATTACATCACATTCCAAATCAATGAGCTCACCACCTTGCTATGCTCATTAGGGTATAATATTGTACCACTAACTACATTGTTGCGTATTATTACTACTTTGTGGACAGTATAGTATTACACAATTCGATTAGAGAATTATATTCTCAATTAAAACGTGATATTAGAGCGAAATTATGAAAATAACTTTTTCCCAACATTTCCAACAGAGTGACCTTCTCCTCTTGCATCCCACCATTATTGTCAACACAGTTTACTGCCACAAGACCACTGCCTTCCTTATATCTTTTCATTGAGAGTTGTCCTTTTAGTCGCCAATTGCTTCACTTCCACTAGATCCTGCAAGATCTCCACTAGATTTTTGCCTCTCCAGTGTCAACTGATATGCCCACCACTTATGGGAGGTCCATTCTGCTACTCCTCTCTGGTTGATGGCAGTTTAAGTTTTCTTACACGTGATCAAATTAGGTTGGGTGAGAGTTAAGCACAAACCCAACTTGATCCGATCTGTGGAAAACCTAATGTCAACTTTCATGTCACTTCCTTGATAGTAATAACAAGCTAGCATTTGCATGGCTTGCTCCATCAGTAATTTGTCATGTTAGCATCGCATCACTTGGCATGTTAAGTATAAGTTATAAATAcctaaaaaagataatttttttagaatattaaagCACACTTTTGGCCCTTTAAGTATGcaactattttcatttttggtcattttgtttcaaaatttttattttagcccTCTATGTTTGATTTtcgtctttttcttcttcttctttttttttttttttttttttttttttttttttttcatattggCACTTCATCTATTATGTTCGCAATATGACCATTAAGTaccattttataattaattatttaatgaaaTATTTACACTAAAATTCTATgcaattttaaaacttcattgtTGTGGACAAAAATACATATTATGGATGATCAAATTAGTAATGGAAATGAACAACAAGATCAATATAAATAGTCAATgaatttgtaattgaattggCATTTCTTTATGCATTGAGAAAGGAAAATGGTTTAAGTGATAGGATTAGtaacatgttgtaattatctttaaaaaaaaatattaatttaaaaatacaaaatcaaatatgaaaagttgtaacaaaattttgaaacattagtagaaaaaaaggagaagaaaacaacCAGCACTTTTAATGACCAAAACcgagaaaattatttttgaactAACTTATAAGAGAAAATCCCATTTTAGTTGCTATTCATAACtcataagaggaaaaaaaaaaaaaaaagctattgcCTGAAGTCAATATAACCGTTGACCCCTAAAATTATTTGGATAAAACACCAGCTTTCCTTTCAGCTTCATCTTCAGCTTCATTGTctgctttctttgtttctaaattttccaaaaaaaagccATGTCTTCGTTTGATGATCTCTATCTCTCCAACTTCGCATATTCCACCGACAACTTCACCGTTGCTCAAATAAACGACATCGTCATCCCCGCTCTCATTAACCGTCTCTCCAAAGCCAAACGCTCcatctccaccaccaccaccaccaccaccaccaccacttccaccgccgccgccgccaccaccaacaacaacgaCAATGACAACAGTGGCAGTGGCCATTCAATCGAGGAAGATTACCGCAAGATGGAAATCCAGCTTGAAAAGTTAAGGAAAGACATAAACTACATAGGCCTCGCTTTCACCAATTTCACCAACTTTGAAGACAACGCCGCTGCTCTCTTCAAGGCTCTCTTGCAACACACTCTCGACAAGTCCTTGAACGATTTGAGAGCCACTTCTCGCAGCCCCACTTTTCTGATCAACCAGCTTCAATCCAAGCTTCAGTTGCTCAGCGAGATCGTCCTCAAGTTAAAGCTCCAGATCCCTTTGCCGCATAAGCTCTCCGCCACCGACTCCGACGCCAGAAAGTACACCCGGGTCGGTGTCGGTGCGGATTACGATGATCTCCAGGTGATTGATAAATTGCCTGATTTACACTTCAACGAACTTTTTGATAAAAGCTTCGCTTTTAAAGATTTTAGGCACGTTTATGATAGTCTTGATGTTAGAACAAAGTTGTGTTTGTTGTGTTTCGCTTTGATTCCGGAGAATGAGGTTGTGAAGAAGAGGTTTTTTGTGTATTGGTGGGTTGGAGAGGGGTTGATTAATAGTCCACTGGGTAGTGAAGAAAAGACGTATGAGGAAATGGGTGATGAAATTTTCGAAAAGTTAGTGAAGATGGGCTGTGTTGAGGCTGTGAATAAGAAACATAGAAAGGTCGCGGATAGTTATAAGATGAATTCTTTTATTCGTTCTGCCATGATTGAGTTTGCGAAAGATGCTGGGTTCTTTGATTTTGATGACAAAGGGAATCCCACCGCGGATTTTTCCAAGTGTTACCGGGCATGTTTAGTACTAAATCACCATTCTCAGAAGTTACTGAGAATTGGGTCTAAATTGGATCTAGAGAAAATGCCTGAGAAATTGGAAATTATATTCAATGTCAATGAGCCTTATCCTGACTTTTTCGAGTTGGAGTGGTTCTCAAAGTTAAAGAATGTCAAGGTTCTTTATCTGGGGAGGTGGCAGAACTCGGCAAAGCATCACATTGAAGTTGAGAGCAGTGAATTCTTGAATGGGTTGAGAAGTATGaaatttttaaggtttttcAGTCTTCAAGGAATCTCTAGGATCACGAAGCTTCCTGATTCTGTGTGTAAGCTCTCAAGTTTGAGGATCTTGGATCTTAGAGCGTGTCACAATCTAGAGGAGCTTCCGGATGGGATAGGCTCACTGAAACAGCTGACACACTTGGATATATCAGAGTGTTACTTGCTTGAATACATACCCAAAGGGATTGCCTTGCTCTCAGAACTCCTAGTCTTTAAAGGGTTTGTAGTTGGTGATCGCGTAAGTGCAGATTCGTGTGCTCTTGGTGAGTTGTTAGAATTGAGGAAGTTGAGGAAATTGAGCATCTACACGAACAAGATGAATTTTCCCACAGATGGAGAGGTAATTACTCTTCAACAATTTAAAAAGCTTCAAAAGCTGACAATTGTGTGGGGAGGTGGAGTAGACAGCCATGCTAAGCAAGACAAGGGTGCAACACAACCAACAGGAGCAACCACCATGAGTCCAAAGAAGAGTGGAGATAAGAAGAAGCAAGCCAAGGGTGTGGCACAACCAAATGCAGCAACCAGTACAAGTTCAAGGAAGAATGGAGATAACAAAAAGCAAGACAAAGGTGTGGCACAACCAACGGTTGCAACCATCACAAGTCTGAAGAATAGTGGAGATCATATAAGGCCAGACAAGGTTGCAGAACAGCCAATCGCAGAAAGCACCATGAATCCAGAGGATAGTGGagataagaagaagaaagacaaGGGTAAAGCAGAACTGACATTGGAGTCTGGCGCTAAACCACATTTTgcaagaaaatgattaaaagTGGCCACCTTTAAGCAAGGAACAAAGCCAATAAATCTGGAAGAATTTAAGGAACTAGAGAAACTGGATCTCCAGTGTTACCCTCAGATGAAAGCACCCAGATGGTTGATACCTGGAAAACTTGACAAGCTAAAGAAACTGTACATCAGAGGAGGGGAACTCCAAAATCTAATTCAAGAGAACAATAAATGGAAAGTTGAGATACTACGTCTGAAGTTCTTGAGTAACATAAAGATGGATTGGAGAGAACTCCGGGCATCGTTTCCTCACTTATATTACTTGGAGAAATTCAAATGCCCTAAAATCACTTTGTTTCCATGTGATGAGAATGGGTTATGGCTAAAGCCATGAACTGAGCAATAGAATGAGAGCAGTTGCTAGACATAAATCTATGTATTCACTCTGTTGTTCTTGTCAAGATGACTCACATAATCAGAAGTATGTAATGTTTCTGGCACAATTTTTGAATTTAGTTCTGTTTCATGTCCACTATATAAAATTTACTAAGTTGCAATTGCTTCTTgtacattttcttcttccttatttGGAACTAGCTGCGAAGGTTTTGTTGTATTGGCGCATGTGGCATTCTTTTAAAGAAATTGCTTCTAACCAAAACATAGAGGATGGATTGCTTTATCAAATattcagattaaaaaaaaaaaaaaaactagtactTTATTGGAGAAGTCGTTGATTTATACTTGTTGCTTTATCAGGCTTATATTGCTGCAATGCCTGTTCCAAGAAATTGACTATAAAACATAATAGATCAAGTTTAGAAGAGATGTTAGGGTCAGGGAATGATTCACTTTGCTCCAAGTGACTAtctattccttctttttttttttttttttgacatctAGCCTATGAACTTTGCACCAGTTAGCTTATCCCACTTAGTGACTAAAGACTTTCTTGAGTTAAGCATTCTGATTCGAGTCACTGAAATTACTATAATTAGGCTCATTAATTGTTTATGCTGATGGTTGGAGTGAACTATTGATGAGCCAATTTCTCTACTGCAATTACTACAACCCCAAGAGTTCAATTTAAGACTGGATTGATATTGCAGGTTGCGTGCCCTTGTAAGATTTTAAGGATACATTTTATCTTATGAAATACTCATGCTTGCAGAGAACTAAACTTCACTGTGACTTACTCTAGGAGTTTTTAAAACATTCTGATTGAGCAATTCTTGTGTCTCCACAATCAGGGACTTCAGCAATTTGCTTGATTCTCGAATATGAATGCAGATTAGGAGACTAAAACTGAAATTCCACTGTTTCATCACGTACATATGAACTGTCCATTATCTTGTTGCATTATAGACTCAGGTATatttttctgaaatttattataaaagtgtGTATTAACCCGTTGATAATACTGGTCAATGGATTTTATTATGTGCAATTTAGTTAGTCAGATGGTCAAATCATGGACTtgaagcattcagatttggatCATCAATCAGTCTACCAGCAACGCAACAACCAACATTTTTGTTACAAACTcatgggtagaactcacccttAAAAATGACTTGCAAGAGGAGGGTGCTCAAAAGCTTATAAACATGTGGTTAAGCTTA encodes:
- the LOC115991472 gene encoding uncharacterized protein LOC115991472; the encoded protein is MSSFDDLYLSNFAYSTDNFTVAQINDIVIPALINRLSKAKRSISTTTTTTTTTTSTAAAATTNNNDNDNSGSGHSIEEDYRKMEIQLEKLRKDINYIGLAFTNFTNFEDNAAALFKALLQHTLDKSLNDLRATSRSPTFLINQLQSKLQLLSEIVLKLKLQIPLPHKLSATDSDARKYTRVGVGADYDDLQVIDKLPDLHFNELFDKSFAFKDFRHVYDSLDVRTKLCLLCFALIPENEVVKKRFFVYWWVGEGLINSPLGSEEKTYEEMGDEIFEKLVKMGCVEAVNKKHRKVADSYKMNSFIRSAMIEFAKDAGFFDFDDKGNPTADFSKCYRACLVLNHHSQKLLRIGSKLDLEKMPEKLEIIFNVNEPYPDFFELEWFSKLKNVKVLYLGRWQNSAKHHIEVESSEFLNGLRSMKFLRFFSLQGISRITKLPDSVCKLSSLRILDLRACHNLEELPDGIGSLKQLTHLDISECYLLEYIPKGIALLSELLVFKGFVVGDRVSADSCALGELLELRKLRKLSIYTNKMNFPTDGEVITLQQFKKLQKLTIVWGGGVDSHAKQDKGATQPTGATTMSPKKSGDKKKQAKGVAQPNAATSTSSRKNGDNKKQDKGVAQPTVATITSLKNSGDHIRPDKVAEQPIAESTMNPEDSGDKKKKDKGKAELTLESGAKPHFARK